The Pseudomonas viciae genomic interval GCAGCCGCCCTCACCCAGCGTTTGCTGGCGTTTTCTCGGCAGCAATCACTCCAGCCGGAAGTGCTCGAACCGCGCCGGGTGGTGGCGGGCCTTGAGGAGATGATCCGGCGCTCCGTGGGCCCCAGCATCAATGTCGAGTGTTCTTTCAGAAGCAACGACCCGATCAAGTGCGACCCCAATGAACTGGAAAACGCACTGCTCAATCTTGCGATCAACGCTCGGGACGCGATGCCCGGGGGTGGCGCCTTGAAGCTTGATGTGTACCGCTGCGTGATCGACGAAAAGTCTTCCAGCGAAAAGATAATGCCTGCGGGCCCGTACGTGGGGATATCGGTCACGGACTCAGGCATGGGGATCAGTGCCGAGATCATGTCTCGCGTGTTCGATCCGTTCTTCACCACGAAGCGCATTGGTGAAGGTTCCGGTTTGGGTCTTTCGATGATCTACGGATTCGCCCAGCAATCCGGAGGTCAGGTGAAGATCCACAGCACCGTCGGAGTGGGCACGACGGTGACGATGTACTTTCCTGTTGTGCGCCGGTTCCCCTCCCCGCTGAAAAGCGCCAAGCCGACCGGAATTGAACCGCTGCCACCTGGGAGCAACGAAACGATTCTGCTGGTTGACGACGAAGCGGCCATTCGCCAAATGGTCGCGGAGTTCCTGAGCGAAAACGGTTACCGCGTCCTCCAGGCGCTGGACAGCGACTCGGCCTTGAAGCAAGCCGATAACGCCGAGCACATCGATGTATTGCTGACAGACATCGGCCTGCCCGGCGCCATGAACGGCATCAACCTGGCGGACGAACTGAGGGCCCGGCACCCAACGCTGAAAGTGTTGTTCATCACCGGGTTTGCCGAGGGCGAAAGCCTGGTCTCGGTCGACGCAACGACTCGGGTGATGACCAAGCCGTTCAACTTGACCGATCTGGGTCTGCGAGTCGGTGCGCTGATTCATTCGGCTGATGGCAGTGCTGGGTCACACTGAACATGACGCCTTATCAATGCCGCAGTAGCTTGCGCAACGGGATCTCGTCCTTGCGCACGGGTGACTTGATGACGATGTAGCTGAAGTACTTGGAGATGCCGATGTTCTTGTCCAGCAGGCTTTCCATCACGTCTTGGTAGTCCTGGATGCTGCGGGTCATGAAGCGCACCAGGTAATCGTAGCCGCCGCTGATCAGGTGGCATTCGAGCACTTCATCCACCAGGCGGATGTTGGATTCGAACTTGGCGAAATCCTCGCGTTTGTGGTCGCTCAGGGTAATCTCGGTGAAAACCGTCACCGAATCGGTAATCTTGGCCAGGTTCAGATGGGCCTTGTAGCTGGAGATATACCCCAGCGATTCCAACCGCTTGACCCGCTGCAAACAGGGGCTGGCGGACAACCCCACGGCATCGGCCAGGCTGACGTTGGTCATGCGACCGTCTTTTTGAAGCTCTACCAAAATGCTGATGTCGATCCGGTCCAGTTTCGCTAAACCTTCCATCGCATACCTCTTGCCTACCGTTTGTAAGACAATCTTCTAACAAAATCAGCGTCGTAAAGACAGCTGATGCTGAGCCACCAGATCAGCCATGCTGTTGATGCAATAGTCCGCCGTGCATGGCGTGGACGGGTTTTCGCTGCTGCGACAGATCAGGCAAACCGCCCCGACCTTGTGTGGACGGGCACCAGGACGGGTTATCTGTAGGATAGCTTCAGCATCCAGATCGTTGGCCAACAACCACTCGTGATCCTGCAACGGGTCGCTCGCCAGGGAAATAAAATCCTCCGGCTCGATGCCCAGGCGCTCGCACAGGGCGCCCCGGTCCTCTGCATCGCGATCGCCGTGCACCAGCAGGCGATAGAACTTGCGCAAATAGAGCATCGCACCCGGCGCGTCCTCGAACAGCGTCCAGACGGCAGCCGACCGGGCGAAGCTCATACCCTCCTCCCAACTGATCTTGAGCTTCCAGCGCTCGGCCAATTGCCGGTGGGCGAAGCACAGCAAGCCGCTGAAACCCAGTTCGCCAAAGCGTGGATACAGCGCTTGCAGCACCTCATCGAACTCGGCCAGCACGCGGGCCTTGTCCGGTGCGTCGCCGTGCTGCTCCAGCAGCGGCTGCAACGCACTCCAGACGCCGGAGTCGCGATCCACCAGAACCTCATCGCAGTCGATCAACAACGCCCGATATTCAGTCAGCCTCATCTTTAAAGTCTCCGATGATGTCCCATCGATCACGCTCCATTAACCAGCACTGACGCTTGCCTTGGCAAACGTCATGCACGCTGGCATTCAACCCAGGACGCGCGCCAGGGCGGCGTCGAGAATCTGCAACGCTTCATCAATCTGCGTTTCAGTCGTCACCAGCGGCGCAAGGAAACGCAACACGTTGCGGTAGACCCCGCATTTGATCACCAGCAAGCCGCCCGCTCGCGCTTCGTCGATCAGGCGTTGATTCAGCTCGGCATCCGGGGTGCGGGCGTCGTCATTCTTGATCAGCTCGATGGCCAGCATGAAGCCGCTGCCGCGCACGTCGCCAATTTGCGGGTAACGCGCTTGCAACTGCAACAAGCCTTGGCGCAGACGCTCGCCCAGGGCTTCGCCACGGGCCAGCAGTTGTTCCTGCTCATAGGCGTCGATCACCGCCAGCGCCGCTGCGCAGGACAGCGCGTTACCGCCGTATGTGCCACCCAGGCCACCAGGGAGCGGCGCGTCCATGATCTCAGCCTTGCCAACGACGCCGGACAACGGCAAGCCGCCGGCGAGGCTTTTGGCGACGGTGACCAGGTCCGGTTGGATGCCAGCATGCTGGAAACCGAACCATTTCCCGGTGCGACCGAAACCGGTCTGGATTTCATCGAGAATCAACACAATGCCGTGCTTTTGCGTCAGCGCGCGCAAACCCTGCAGAAACTCGGCCGGTGCCGAAAGGAAACCGCCATCGCCCTGCACCGGCTCAATGATGATCGCCGCGACCCGCTCAGGGGCTACTTGCGTGGCCAACAGCTCGTCCAACGCCAGCAGCGCCATCTCACTGGTGACGCCGCGATAAGCGTTCGGATACGGGGTGTGGAACACCTCCGGCGCGAACGGACCGAAGTTCTGCTTATACGGCTGGCTCATCCCGGTCAGCGTAGTGCCGAGCAAAGTCCGGCCATGGAACCCGCCGCGAAAAGCGATCACCGCCGAGCGGTTGGTGTGGGCACGGGCAATCTTCACCGCGTTCTCCACTGCTTCGGCGCCGGAAGTGAAGAACGCCGCTTTGTAGGCCTCGTGGCCACCGATCATTTCGCACAGGCGTTGGGCCAGGTCCAGGTAAGGCTTGTAGGCCACGACCTGGAAGCAGGCATGGGTGACTTTCTGCAACTGGGCCTGCACCGCCGCGACCACCTTGGGGTGATTGTGGCCGATGTTCAACACACCGATACCGCCGACGAAGTCCAGGTAGCGCTTGCCGTCCACGTCCCACAATTGCGAGCCTTGGGCCCTGTCGATCACCAGTGGGTGCGCGGTGACCAGGCCACGTGGCACGAATTGATCACGTTGACGGAGCAGACTTGGGGTTTCTTCGACTTTACTGTTCATTGGCATTTCCCATCGTGAGCCTCGCACCCAGGAAGCGGTTGCGCTGTGTTCACAGGTTAAGGGTTCGACGCGATTGTCTAAGCCGAACTTGGCCGCTGAGAAATCCGGATCGACTGTTTACACCCCGGCAAACAGCAGAAAACTCCAGAGACCTCCCACCCCATGGAATCTGCCGGCAAGAGCGTCTTACAACGCAGCGTAATGCGGCTAAGCGGGTCCTTTCGACAGATCCTGCTCTGGCGTTGAGGCATGCTGGATACTCCTTAATTTCAGGCGAGAAGTGATCCATGGCCCTGCTTTATAAAGCTGACCCGGTACGCGGCGAACACTGGCGGCGCCTGTTCGCCGAACACGCTCCGGATATCGAGTGGCGTGCCTGGCCGGATATCGGCGACGCGCGGGACATTCAGTACCTCGCGGCCTGGCAGGCACCGGATGACATCGAAACCGTGTTGCCGAACCTCAAGGTTCTGTTCGCCTTGTCAGCCGGGGTCGATCAGCTTGACCTTGGTCGCTTGCCGACGACGCTGCCGGTGGTGCGCTTGCTCGACCCGGGGATCAGTCAGGGCATGTGCGAGTACGCCAGTTTCGCGGTGCTCAGTCTGCATCGGGACATGTTGCGCTACCGCCAGCAACAGGCCGAACGGTGCTGGCAGGCGCACCGGCTGGTGCCCGCCCGGCAACGCCGGATCGGGGTCATGGGCCTGGGTTTGCAGGCGCAGCAGATACTCGCCACCTTGAAGACCTTTGGCTTTGCCTTGTCGGGCTGGGCCCGCAGCGAGCATCGTATTGAAGGGGTGGAGTGTTTTGCCGGCACCGAGCAACTGCCGGCCTTTCTCAGCCAGTGCGACATCGTCGTGTGTGTCCTGCCGTTGACCGAGCAGACCCGAGGAATTCTCGACCGTCAGCTGTTCCAGCATCTGCCCGAGGGTGCCGCCTTGATCAACATGGGCCGGGGTGGGCATCTGGTCGAGACGGACCTGCTTGAAGCGCTTGCCAGCGGCCAACTCAGCGCGGCGGTGCTCGATGTCCTGGAACAGGAACCGGCTGCCTCGGACCATCCGTTCTGGGACCATCCACAGATACTGCTGACGCCACACATCGCCGCGATGACTCAGCCCGAGAGTGCCTTTGGCGTGTTGCTGGAGAATATCCGCCGGCATCAACGGGGTGAATCGATGCTGGGCCTGGTTGATCGTGAGCGTAACTACTGACCCTTCCTCCGCCTTTTGTGCAGTCTCGAAGGCGGAAAAACGCTCCAGTATTTCCTGCTGGCCCGGCGTCGGATTTGAGCAAGAAATGTGGCCGGCCGCACCGTTGCTTACGGAACCTGCCGAATCAATTAGCGGCCCTTGTCAGGCCTCGTTGCAGGTGAGATACACACACTTTCAGCGGACAAAAACCGTCCGATTACAGGCCTTTTCAGTGGTGATCTGCCATGTCCATGTCGCAACGCCCCACCTACTTTTATCGCTCCATGACCGCAGCCGATGTACCTTCGGCGCACACCTTGTCCGTGCAGCTGAAATGGCCCCATCGCCTGGAAGACTGGGCGATGTTGCAGCGCATCGCCGAGGGTTTTGTCGTGGAAGACCAGGGCCGCTTGATCGGTACTGCGTTCACCTGCGCCCAGGGCAGCTACGCCACCATTGGCCTGGTGATCGTCGATGATGAGTACCAGGGCCAGGGCATCGGTCGCAAACTGATGGAACTGGCAATCGAAGCTTGCGGATCGCGCACCGCGATTCTCAATGCGACACTGGCCGGTGCCCCGCTGTATGCCAGCCAGGGGTTCGTTGACTTTGGGCATATCCAGCAGCATCAGGGGCAGGCGCTGGTGCCTGCCCTGCCGGAACTGACTGTTGGCGAGCAGTGCCGTGTGCTGACCGCAGCCGATCAGGCCGAGCTGATCAAGCTGGCCAACGCCGGTAGCGGGCTGGACCGCGAGGCCGTGCTCAATGACCTGTTCGATGTCGTTGAACACGCCGTGGGCATAGAGCACGACGGTCATTTGTGCGCCTTCGCTTTGCTGCGCCCCTTCGGCCGAGGTCGCTGTATCGGCCCGGTCATCGCGCAAAACCCTGAGCAGGCCCGGCACTTGATCGCCTCGCTGCTGGCCCAGGTGCCGGACGCCTTCGTACGCATCGACATTCCCTCAAACAGCGGCCTGGCGCCCTGGCTGGAAGCAGCTGGACTCAAGCAGGTCGACACCGTCGCGCAGATGGCCCGTGGCACGCCCCCAGAGGCTCGCGGCGACGTGCGACAGTTCGCGCTGGTGACCCAGGCTATTGGCTGAAAATCCTACGTCCTCTCAACGCTCCCCTGGAGAATCACCTTCATGTCCGAACCCACTGCAGTGCTGCTGGCACACGCCGATGGCCGCCTCGCCTCAACGCCATTCACCTCAGGTTCGTTGGCGGCCAACGATCCGTTCAAGCGGCTCATCGCTTATGCCGGAACGGACGGCATGGCTGCCGGCGTGGTCCGGGCAAGCGGTCGGTTCAGCGCAACCGAATACCCCTTCAGCGAAACGATCGTGGTGCATGCCGGAAGCGTGACACTGCGCAACCAGGGGCAGGCGCTGCAGCTCAAGCCCGGTGAAAGCGCGGTGATCGGTCGGGGGACGGCGCTTGAGGTCGAGGCGCAAGCGGAGTCTGTCTGGGCCTTCTGCGCCGATACCCAACTTGTTGCGGCAAACGCTCCTGGGTTGACTGCGCTGACGGCGCACACCCTGCTCTCACCCTCCGCACCACCCGACGACGAGATACTGCTCAGTCCGCCGCCGCAATGTCGCTCGCACAATCTGTTTGTCGAGGAAGCGAGCAACCTGCGCATCGGCATCTGGGATTCGACGCCCTATACCCGCAAGTCACGGCCGCACAAACTGCATGAGCTGATGCACCTGCTCGAAGGCAGCGTCACCCTGCAAGCTGCCGATGGCACCGACCTGACGGTCAACACTGGCGACACCGTATTCGTGCCCCTGCATGCGCCGTGTGCCTGGAAGAGCAGCGTCTATGTGCGCAAGGTCTACGTCGTCAAATAATCCTGCGTGGCGATAGCGCCGACGCTATCGCGAGCAAGCTCGCTCCCACAGGGGATTCGTGGTGGACACAAATCTCGCGGCCACCCAGGACCCAATGTGGGAGCGAGCTTGCTCGCGATGACGGCGGCACACCCAACATCACAGCAACTGACCCACCGCTTTCGCGAGCAAGCTTGCTGCCACTGGGGCTTGTGGTGGATATCAGTCTTGCGGCAAAAAAAAGCCCGCAGTGTGCGCGGGCAAGAAGTGTCGCAGGTTAGTGTCAGGCCTCAAAGCGCTGCAGCGATTGCTTTGCCCACATCCTGGGTCGAGCCTTTCCCACCCAGGTCGGGGGTAATAGGCCCTTCAGCGATGACCCGCTCGATGGCCTTGAGAATCCCATCATGGGCCGCGCGATAACGCTCATCGCCGTTACCCAGAAAGTCCAGCATCAATGCACCGGACCAGATCATCGCAATCGGGTTGGCGATGTTCTGCCCATAGATATCCGGCGCCGAGCCATGCACAGGTTCGAACAACGACGGGAAGCGCCGCAGCGGATCGAGGTTGGCCGACGGGGCGATGCCGATGGTGCCGGCGCAGGCCGGGCCCAGGTCGGAGAGGATGTCGCCGAACAGGTTCGATGCCACCACCACATCAAAACGATCCGGCTGCAAAACGAAACGAGCACACAGAATGTCGATGTGTTGCTTGTCCCATTGCACATCCGGGTACTGCTCGGCCATCAACGCCGTGCGCTCGTCCCAGTACGGCATGCTGATGGAGATGCCGTTGGATTTGGTCGCCGCCGTCAGGCGTTTGCGCGGCCGGGTCTGGGCCAGGTCGAAGGCGAACTTGAGGATCCGGTCGACCCCTCGGCGGGTGAACACCGACTCCTGGAGCACGAACTCATGCTCGGTGCCTTCGAACATCTTGCCGCCGACCGAGGAATATTCGCCCTCGGTGTTTTCGCGGATCACCACAAAATCGATGTCCCCCGCTTCGCGCCCAGCCAAGGGGCACGGCACGCCCGGAAACAGGCGCACCGGACGGATGTTCACGTACTGGTCGAAGTCGCGGCGGAACTTGAGCAGCGAGCCCCACAGGGAGATGTGATCCGGGACCTTGTCCGGCCAGCCCACGGCACCGAAGTAGATCGCGTCGAAGCCCTTGAGTTGCTCGAACCAGTCAGCGGGCATCATCTGCCCGTGCTCCAGGTAGTAATCGCAGTGGGCCCAATCAAGCACTTCGATACTCAGCGACAACTGCCATTTTTTCGCGGCCTGCTCCAGTACCCGCAGTCCTTCAGGCAGGACCTCTTTACCGATGCCATCGCCAGCAATCGCGGCGATTCGAAATGGTTTGCTCATCAAGTGTGGCTCCCGAATGTCTGTTCAAACGCTGGCCGCATCACAGCCCACCGATGTGGAAGGCTTTGACTTCAAGGTATTCATCCAGGCCGTATTTGCTGCCTTCACGGCCCAGGCCCGACTGTTTGATGCCGCCGAACGGGGCGACTTCCATGGAAATCAGCCCAGTATTGAGACCGACCATGCCGAACTCCAGCGCCTCGCCGAAGCGCCATGAACGGCGCAGGTCCTGGGTGAAGTAATAGGCCCCCAGGCCATACGGCGTGGCATTGGCCAGGGCCAAGGCCTCCTCTTCGGTAGTAAAGCGCATCAGCGGGGCAACCGGGCCGAAGGTTTCTTCGTTGGCCAGCAACATCCCGGCGTGAGCCTCACCCAGCACCGTTGGCTCGACGAACTGACTGTCGCCCTCGGGAACAGCGCCACAGAGCAGACGCGCGCCCTGACTCAACGCATCGTCGATGTGCCGGGCGACTTTGTTCACCGCAGCCAGGTTGATCAGCGGACCGATCGTTACCCCTGCCTCCAGGCCATTGCCAACCTTGAGCTTGCCCACCTCCTCCACCAGGCGCTCGGCAAAGCGTTGGTAGATGCCGTCCTGCACCAGGATGCGGTTGGCGCAGACGCAGGTCTGGCCGGCGTTGCGAAACTTGCTGAGCATGATCCCGGCCACCGCCTGCTCCAGGTCTGCGTCGTCGAAGACAATGAACGGCGCGTTGCCGCCCAGTTCCAGGCTCAAGCGCTTGATGTGTTCGGCGCTCTGGCGCATCAGCAGCCGCCCGACTGCAGTGGAGCCAGTAAAGGAAATCTTGCGCACCGTCGGGTTGCCGGTCAGCTCTTCGCCGATGCCGGCCGGCAGGCCAGTGACAACGTTGAATACCCCGGCCGGAATCCCGACCCGCTCGGCC includes:
- a CDS encoding Lrp/AsnC family transcriptional regulator, which encodes MEGLAKLDRIDISILVELQKDGRMTNVSLADAVGLSASPCLQRVKRLESLGYISSYKAHLNLAKITDSVTVFTEITLSDHKREDFAKFESNIRLVDEVLECHLISGGYDYLVRFMTRSIQDYQDVMESLLDKNIGISKYFSYIVIKSPVRKDEIPLRKLLRH
- a CDS encoding 2-haloalkanoic acid dehalogenase, translating into MRLTEYRALLIDCDEVLVDRDSGVWSALQPLLEQHGDAPDKARVLAEFDEVLQALYPRFGELGFSGLLCFAHRQLAERWKLKISWEEGMSFARSAAVWTLFEDAPGAMLYLRKFYRLLVHGDRDAEDRGALCERLGIEPEDFISLASDPLQDHEWLLANDLDAEAILQITRPGARPHKVGAVCLICRSSENPSTPCTADYCINSMADLVAQHQLSLRR
- the gabT gene encoding 4-aminobutyrate--2-oxoglutarate transaminase: MNSKVEETPSLLRQRDQFVPRGLVTAHPLVIDRAQGSQLWDVDGKRYLDFVGGIGVLNIGHNHPKVVAAVQAQLQKVTHACFQVVAYKPYLDLAQRLCEMIGGHEAYKAAFFTSGAEAVENAVKIARAHTNRSAVIAFRGGFHGRTLLGTTLTGMSQPYKQNFGPFAPEVFHTPYPNAYRGVTSEMALLALDELLATQVAPERVAAIIIEPVQGDGGFLSAPAEFLQGLRALTQKHGIVLILDEIQTGFGRTGKWFGFQHAGIQPDLVTVAKSLAGGLPLSGVVGKAEIMDAPLPGGLGGTYGGNALSCAAALAVIDAYEQEQLLARGEALGERLRQGLLQLQARYPQIGDVRGSGFMLAIELIKNDDARTPDAELNQRLIDEARAGGLLVIKCGVYRNVLRFLAPLVTTETQIDEALQILDAALARVLG
- a CDS encoding 2-hydroxyacid dehydrogenase, translated to MALLYKADPVRGEHWRRLFAEHAPDIEWRAWPDIGDARDIQYLAAWQAPDDIETVLPNLKVLFALSAGVDQLDLGRLPTTLPVVRLLDPGISQGMCEYASFAVLSLHRDMLRYRQQQAERCWQAHRLVPARQRRIGVMGLGLQAQQILATLKTFGFALSGWARSEHRIEGVECFAGTEQLPAFLSQCDIVVCVLPLTEQTRGILDRQLFQHLPEGAALINMGRGGHLVETDLLEALASGQLSAAVLDVLEQEPAASDHPFWDHPQILLTPHIAAMTQPESAFGVLLENIRRHQRGESMLGLVDRERNY
- a CDS encoding GNAT family N-acetyltransferase, with the protein product MSMSQRPTYFYRSMTAADVPSAHTLSVQLKWPHRLEDWAMLQRIAEGFVVEDQGRLIGTAFTCAQGSYATIGLVIVDDEYQGQGIGRKLMELAIEACGSRTAILNATLAGAPLYASQGFVDFGHIQQHQGQALVPALPELTVGEQCRVLTAADQAELIKLANAGSGLDREAVLNDLFDVVEHAVGIEHDGHLCAFALLRPFGRGRCIGPVIAQNPEQARHLIASLLAQVPDAFVRIDIPSNSGLAPWLEAAGLKQVDTVAQMARGTPPEARGDVRQFALVTQAIG
- a CDS encoding cupin domain-containing protein is translated as MSEPTAVLLAHADGRLASTPFTSGSLAANDPFKRLIAYAGTDGMAAGVVRASGRFSATEYPFSETIVVHAGSVTLRNQGQALQLKPGESAVIGRGTALEVEAQAESVWAFCADTQLVAANAPGLTALTAHTLLSPSAPPDDEILLSPPPQCRSHNLFVEEASNLRIGIWDSTPYTRKSRPHKLHELMHLLEGSVTLQAADGTDLTVNTGDTVFVPLHAPCAWKSSVYVRKVYVVK
- a CDS encoding tartrate dehydrogenase; protein product: MSKPFRIAAIAGDGIGKEVLPEGLRVLEQAAKKWQLSLSIEVLDWAHCDYYLEHGQMMPADWFEQLKGFDAIYFGAVGWPDKVPDHISLWGSLLKFRRDFDQYVNIRPVRLFPGVPCPLAGREAGDIDFVVIRENTEGEYSSVGGKMFEGTEHEFVLQESVFTRRGVDRILKFAFDLAQTRPRKRLTAATKSNGISISMPYWDERTALMAEQYPDVQWDKQHIDILCARFVLQPDRFDVVVASNLFGDILSDLGPACAGTIGIAPSANLDPLRRFPSLFEPVHGSAPDIYGQNIANPIAMIWSGALMLDFLGNGDERYRAAHDGILKAIERVIAEGPITPDLGGKGSTQDVGKAIAAAL
- a CDS encoding NAD-dependent succinate-semialdehyde dehydrogenase, with protein sequence MLKNQLKDPSLLAELAYVDGQWIGADNAATLDVIDPATGEVLARVPAMQGVETRRAIEAAERVWPAWRARPAAERAALLERWYQAMMDNLDDLALIMTCEQGKPLNEAKGEIRYGAGFAKWFAEEARRVYGETIPAPSGDRRLLTLKQPVGVCAAITPWNFPNAMITRKCAPALAAGCPVIVKPSDLTPLSALALAVLAERVGIPAGVFNVVTGLPAGIGEELTGNPTVRKISFTGSTAVGRLLMRQSAEHIKRLSLELGGNAPFIVFDDADLEQAVAGIMLSKFRNAGQTCVCANRILVQDGIYQRFAERLVEEVGKLKVGNGLEAGVTIGPLINLAAVNKVARHIDDALSQGARLLCGAVPEGDSQFVEPTVLGEAHAGMLLANEETFGPVAPLMRFTTEEEALALANATPYGLGAYYFTQDLRRSWRFGEALEFGMVGLNTGLISMEVAPFGGIKQSGLGREGSKYGLDEYLEVKAFHIGGL